In Streptomyces sp. DG2A-72, one genomic interval encodes:
- a CDS encoding DUF4157 domain-containing protein, with product MSSQTQDARAEQSAEQRRRKRKERAAKSRTPEPKNIVSGAGQPLDPGLRRELEEQLGHDLGRVRLHTGRDAGQLTELLGADAVAVGQDIFFREGAFKPGTDEGRRLLTHEVQHTVQNPHGLGTLRAGRELGAVSLPQQAIEREAEAAAQALVQASEEAPQVEEGQATPGWLRYTTVDADRMRAEAIDPATLVDRLAGNVLRSLRGDPTDASGRVRLQLARMSERLEDAVVERLESRLLTPEYERLLDLADDARPGPVELQPADVPLPEMDLFEELGVERVQWQKKKESDRGSSDKRADDTREEQRDARDRDQQAGSQRSRARSDVAAEDQEAAQRKEQEDERAASRERAEQEQQQQEEQASADRERTDQASDERAQGQQEGTEQAKEERKEQREREEADPQQASAPGADKRRRRDQQTQPAAGSKREELDPKARAQAGRVRPEKVDERAEQRDSALSEHGLHEQDEHEDDVREEEKPLGLEAGADDEVKGGEADEKGPEAKPEPTIKPEDHLPEADLDLSAVPTADQMQPGAAEPSVPSFPTPPPTKAERIEREREKDEQERDGDDAVTDGPETKAPGQDEGPVEGEAPQPEGGPAALAEDRGANDLQETEKPLDQEVGPDPVTEDKERPEPEAEKPDPAQEQEREQAKEPSAEEEPGAGAGDEDERPDAEERGSAEASRTARTAAEPSERTAEGARPGTAPATPTANTAPAPVRKPAGAATPRTAVEDRNPSPAARRAAAPPKPEREAPKAKSQVPQESGPVAAPRAPVGGSERAPGPTAAAGPGAAPSAAQTGVSPAASPDQAPGTAQAPAPQPEASLEKDGGGCAPPEPAAEPEGGASCGGGGGGEAAAEEKKQEPPDVSGQDPKAAVQTVSKLAPDQAAAAMPGVDQAADKKISEEQQRLESAPPTRERPSGAPQTRSAPPEAAPAAPQVTGKVEKLGPEDQADKQKAKGSEKAAGEKPSAPPPPPPAVPTEGLSEAEAQNVEAAADAVPTRDPALENKTVGPAPKIRLEGASDPTRTDDQQKALKEKQSDIQATGRDDAAKPMGEDQIFPDAPQEQLTGKASGGPGGGKGGALRAMSPPKAGVGKVAQEEKGGEISGAAGQAQGDLAAKEQEQRQGEQQAKQEKQAEIDREVSQNTEKQTAERGKVARETQAQREQWRSEQDKKVEEADTKSEEEHGKKNKEIVKARDEKDKEVADRKDKDNEKIDTERENAEQEAEKKKEEEKPSGGFFGMLADAVGDFFSALLDAVTAVFEAARAAVNGIIDQFKEWANAAIDFVRDLAISAINALADVLIAIGDVLLAAFPELRDKFRKAIEGMRDAAISAVNQLADGLKKAVNALLDALAAGLNALLTALEAGVKLVIKAYQAVIEGAIKFAQAAIEALGKFAALIADIAPDPGGWLAKAGSSAKSGITDHLWGAIKVAVKRWFDTKVEGILGLGKAVINVLVKGCVSLKQIGKMAWDAIVASLPMMIASLVIEKVVSMLVPAAGAILTIVQGLMAAWQSISSILTAFSKFWAYLKAVKAGPAACLFAEAVAAGVVALLDFIANFLMIRLSSATKGVGKRLQDMSQKIMNGLKRTGKGGKQAAGDAVNNARGAMRNARQKMAEPPVSRKPRGEPSPEPKAPVKPKDHATPKGPAKPDPTRAKPKEGEAGPSKDRTPTQKRDQGPAKDKTPDAVPRKKKETEGPKPTKPRKPKSPAAKALAKAKGAVKSAVKKAGNAAKTLGRKLKKSKVGKALKNSASKLRNAYKNKRDRLRENKRRQTEQRRQNRKDHKNRKNSRESKEARLRQIVARIRRMITPLLKRGIQGPVYYALLQGLKTWYRLTELRSVGQPNFRILATLNPSAPVLPGEWEEETAYFDAFDVEDRHRKSNKKDKEKKEDDPNVAAFRAAVRARLRSLDDNASIDDVRNLCGEVADHTKGINRGQLEWKEMPSYWLLSLHHPGAAIKPVGMFREPNMYQMVKMGKAQPIYKDVNDKQLVRDAKNQYVPRYVTRNIAAEDKVTHKRGQGMIPRGYRDDRLRMRPDKQRADNEAWEHVTGTEASQFISTTKLESQTILDPQGRPWSTAKGQKFYGMAEIDLSHINQKNIFDLTTTVGQREWKLDSPGTAVLQQALRDVIRTQEVLIRGVIPQSAIKML from the coding sequence ATGAGTTCCCAGACCCAGGACGCCCGCGCCGAACAGAGCGCCGAGCAGCGGCGCCGCAAGCGCAAGGAACGCGCCGCCAAGTCCCGTACGCCCGAACCGAAGAACATCGTCAGCGGTGCCGGCCAGCCCCTCGACCCGGGCCTGCGGCGGGAGCTGGAGGAACAGCTCGGCCACGACCTCGGACGGGTCCGGCTGCACACCGGCCGGGACGCCGGGCAGCTGACTGAACTGCTCGGCGCGGACGCCGTCGCCGTCGGGCAGGACATCTTCTTCCGCGAGGGCGCCTTCAAGCCCGGCACCGACGAGGGCCGGCGCCTGCTCACCCACGAAGTCCAGCACACCGTGCAGAACCCGCACGGCCTCGGCACGCTGCGGGCGGGCCGGGAACTGGGTGCCGTGAGCCTGCCGCAGCAGGCCATCGAGCGGGAGGCGGAGGCGGCGGCCCAGGCACTCGTACAGGCCTCAGAAGAAGCTCCGCAGGTCGAGGAGGGCCAGGCCACCCCCGGCTGGCTGCGGTACACCACCGTCGACGCCGACCGAATGCGTGCCGAGGCGATCGACCCGGCGACCCTCGTGGACCGGCTCGCGGGCAACGTGCTGCGCAGCCTGCGCGGCGACCCCACCGACGCCTCCGGCCGGGTACGTCTCCAACTCGCCCGTATGTCCGAGCGGTTGGAGGACGCGGTCGTCGAGCGCCTGGAGAGCAGGCTGCTCACCCCCGAGTACGAGCGGCTCCTGGACCTCGCCGACGACGCCCGCCCGGGGCCGGTCGAACTCCAGCCCGCCGACGTGCCGTTGCCCGAGATGGACCTCTTCGAGGAACTCGGCGTCGAGCGCGTCCAGTGGCAGAAGAAGAAGGAGTCCGACCGCGGTTCCTCCGACAAGCGGGCCGACGACACGCGCGAGGAGCAGCGGGACGCCAGGGACCGCGACCAGCAAGCCGGTTCGCAGCGGAGCAGGGCCCGGTCCGACGTGGCGGCCGAGGACCAGGAGGCCGCGCAGCGCAAGGAGCAGGAGGACGAGCGGGCCGCCTCCCGGGAGCGGGCCGAGCAGGAGCAGCAACAGCAGGAGGAGCAGGCCTCCGCCGACCGCGAGCGCACCGACCAGGCCTCCGACGAGCGCGCCCAGGGACAGCAGGAGGGCACCGAACAGGCCAAGGAGGAGCGCAAGGAGCAGCGGGAACGCGAGGAGGCCGACCCGCAGCAGGCGTCCGCCCCCGGGGCCGACAAGCGTCGCCGCCGCGATCAGCAGACCCAGCCCGCCGCCGGGTCCAAGCGGGAGGAACTGGACCCGAAAGCCAGGGCACAGGCCGGCCGCGTACGCCCCGAGAAGGTCGACGAGCGCGCCGAGCAGCGCGATTCGGCGCTCTCCGAGCACGGCCTGCACGAGCAGGACGAGCACGAGGACGACGTCCGCGAGGAGGAGAAGCCGCTCGGGCTGGAAGCGGGCGCCGACGACGAGGTCAAGGGCGGTGAGGCCGACGAGAAGGGACCGGAGGCCAAGCCCGAACCGACGATCAAGCCCGAGGACCACCTGCCGGAGGCCGACCTCGACCTCAGTGCCGTACCCACCGCCGACCAGATGCAGCCCGGCGCCGCCGAGCCGTCCGTACCGTCCTTCCCCACGCCGCCGCCCACCAAGGCGGAGAGGATCGAGCGGGAGCGGGAGAAGGACGAGCAGGAGCGGGACGGGGACGATGCGGTCACGGACGGTCCCGAGACCAAGGCTCCCGGACAGGACGAAGGACCCGTCGAGGGCGAGGCACCTCAGCCCGAGGGCGGGCCCGCCGCCCTTGCCGAGGACCGCGGCGCCAACGACCTGCAGGAGACCGAGAAGCCCCTCGACCAGGAGGTCGGTCCCGACCCGGTCACCGAGGACAAGGAACGGCCCGAGCCCGAGGCCGAGAAGCCCGACCCCGCGCAGGAACAGGAGCGGGAGCAGGCCAAGGAGCCGAGCGCCGAGGAGGAACCGGGCGCGGGGGCAGGCGACGAGGACGAGCGGCCGGACGCGGAGGAGCGGGGGAGTGCTGAGGCTTCCCGGACGGCGCGGACCGCGGCCGAGCCCTCGGAGCGTACGGCGGAAGGGGCCCGGCCCGGGACCGCACCGGCCACACCCACGGCGAACACCGCCCCCGCTCCCGTACGCAAGCCCGCCGGTGCCGCGACTCCGCGTACGGCGGTCGAGGACCGCAACCCGTCACCGGCGGCGCGGCGGGCCGCCGCGCCGCCGAAGCCGGAGCGGGAGGCGCCCAAGGCGAAGTCGCAGGTGCCGCAGGAGTCGGGCCCGGTGGCCGCGCCGCGGGCTCCGGTCGGCGGCAGCGAGAGGGCGCCCGGGCCGACGGCGGCCGCCGGGCCCGGTGCCGCGCCGTCAGCTGCCCAGACAGGGGTCAGTCCGGCCGCTTCCCCCGACCAGGCCCCCGGCACCGCCCAGGCGCCGGCTCCGCAGCCCGAGGCGTCCCTGGAGAAGGACGGCGGGGGCTGTGCGCCGCCCGAGCCGGCCGCTGAGCCCGAAGGCGGGGCCAGTTGCGGTGGCGGTGGCGGCGGTGAGGCCGCGGCCGAGGAGAAGAAGCAGGAGCCGCCGGACGTCTCCGGACAGGACCCGAAGGCCGCCGTCCAGACCGTGAGCAAGCTCGCGCCGGACCAGGCCGCCGCCGCCATGCCCGGAGTGGACCAGGCCGCGGACAAGAAGATCAGCGAGGAGCAGCAGCGCCTGGAGTCCGCGCCGCCCACGCGGGAACGGCCCTCGGGCGCGCCGCAGACCCGTTCGGCACCCCCCGAGGCGGCGCCCGCGGCGCCCCAGGTCACCGGCAAGGTCGAGAAGCTCGGCCCGGAGGACCAGGCCGACAAGCAGAAGGCCAAGGGCAGCGAGAAGGCCGCGGGCGAGAAGCCGAGCGCGCCTCCGCCGCCGCCTCCCGCCGTGCCGACGGAGGGGCTCAGCGAGGCCGAGGCGCAGAACGTGGAGGCCGCGGCCGACGCCGTGCCCACGCGCGACCCGGCCCTGGAGAACAAGACGGTCGGACCGGCGCCCAAGATCCGTCTGGAGGGCGCCAGCGACCCGACCCGTACGGACGACCAGCAGAAGGCGCTCAAGGAGAAGCAGTCCGACATCCAGGCGACCGGCCGTGACGATGCGGCCAAGCCGATGGGCGAGGACCAGATCTTCCCCGACGCGCCGCAGGAACAGCTCACCGGCAAGGCATCCGGCGGCCCCGGCGGGGGCAAGGGCGGTGCGCTGCGGGCCATGTCGCCGCCCAAGGCGGGGGTCGGCAAGGTCGCCCAGGAGGAGAAGGGCGGCGAGATCAGCGGTGCCGCCGGGCAGGCGCAGGGCGACCTCGCCGCCAAGGAGCAGGAGCAGCGGCAGGGCGAACAGCAGGCCAAGCAGGAGAAGCAGGCCGAGATCGACCGCGAGGTCTCCCAGAACACGGAGAAGCAGACCGCCGAACGGGGCAAGGTCGCCCGCGAGACCCAGGCCCAGCGTGAGCAGTGGCGGTCCGAGCAGGACAAGAAGGTCGAGGAAGCGGACACCAAGTCCGAGGAGGAGCACGGCAAGAAGAACAAGGAGATCGTCAAGGCCCGCGACGAGAAGGACAAGGAGGTCGCCGACCGCAAGGACAAAGACAACGAGAAGATCGACACCGAGCGGGAGAACGCCGAGCAGGAGGCCGAGAAGAAGAAGGAGGAGGAGAAGCCCTCCGGCGGCTTCTTCGGCATGCTCGCCGACGCGGTCGGTGACTTCTTCAGTGCTCTGCTCGATGCGGTCACGGCGGTCTTCGAGGCGGCGCGGGCCGCCGTCAACGGGATCATCGACCAGTTCAAGGAGTGGGCCAACGCGGCGATCGACTTCGTCCGCGACCTGGCCATCTCCGCGATCAACGCGCTGGCGGACGTCCTGATCGCGATCGGTGACGTGCTGCTGGCCGCCTTCCCCGAACTGCGGGACAAGTTCCGCAAGGCGATCGAGGGAATGCGGGACGCGGCCATCTCGGCCGTCAATCAGCTGGCGGACGGCCTGAAGAAGGCGGTCAACGCCCTACTGGACGCCTTGGCCGCAGGCCTGAACGCACTACTGACCGCCCTTGAGGCGGGCGTCAAGCTGGTCATCAAGGCATACCAGGCGGTGATCGAGGGCGCGATCAAGTTCGCGCAGGCGGCGATCGAGGCGCTCGGCAAGTTCGCCGCGTTGATCGCGGACATCGCCCCGGACCCGGGCGGCTGGCTCGCCAAGGCCGGCTCGTCCGCGAAGTCCGGCATCACCGACCACCTCTGGGGCGCCATCAAGGTCGCCGTCAAGCGCTGGTTCGACACCAAGGTCGAGGGCATCCTCGGCCTCGGCAAGGCCGTCATCAACGTCCTCGTCAAGGGCTGCGTCTCGCTCAAGCAGATCGGCAAGATGGCGTGGGACGCGATCGTCGCCTCCCTCCCGATGATGATCGCCTCGCTGGTCATCGAGAAAGTCGTCTCGATGCTGGTGCCTGCGGCGGGCGCCATCCTGACGATCGTTCAGGGCCTGATGGCCGCCTGGCAGAGCATCAGCTCGATCCTGACGGCGTTCTCGAAGTTCTGGGCCTATTTGAAGGCGGTGAAGGCCGGCCCGGCGGCGTGCCTGTTCGCGGAGGCGGTCGCGGCGGGCGTGGTCGCCCTTCTGGACTTCATCGCCAACTTCCTCATGATCCGCCTGTCCTCCGCGACCAAGGGCGTCGGCAAACGCCTCCAGGACATGTCGCAGAAGATCATGAACGGCCTGAAGCGGACCGGTAAGGGTGGCAAGCAGGCGGCGGGAGACGCGGTCAACAACGCGCGGGGCGCGATGCGGAACGCGCGGCAGAAGATGGCGGAGCCCCCCGTCTCCCGCAAGCCGAGGGGCGAGCCGTCACCTGAGCCGAAGGCGCCGGTGAAGCCGAAGGACCACGCGACACCGAAGGGGCCTGCGAAGCCGGATCCGACGAGGGCGAAGCCGAAGGAGGGGGAGGCGGGGCCATCGAAGGACAGGACGCCCACCCAGAAACGAGATCAGGGCCCCGCCAAAGACAAGACTCCCGACGCCGTGCCCAGGAAGAAAAAGGAGACCGAGGGCCCCAAGCCGACCAAGCCCAGGAAGCCCAAGTCCCCCGCGGCCAAGGCCTTGGCGAAGGCCAAGGGCGCCGTGAAATCCGCCGTGAAGAAGGCTGGCAACGCGGCAAAGACCCTTGGCCGAAAGCTGAAGAAGTCCAAGGTTGGCAAGGCGCTCAAGAACAGCGCGTCGAAGCTGCGCAACGCGTACAAGAACAAGCGTGACCGGCTGCGGGAGAACAAGCGGAGGCAGACGGAGCAAAGGCGGCAGAACCGCAAGGACCACAAGAACAGGAAGAATTCGCGAGAGTCCAAGGAAGCGCGCCTCCGTCAGATCGTGGCCCGCATCCGGCGTATGATCACTCCCTTGCTCAAGCGAGGAATCCAGGGCCCCGTGTACTACGCCCTGCTCCAGGGGTTGAAGACCTGGTATCGCCTGACCGAACTCCGCTCGGTGGGGCAGCCCAACTTCCGCATCCTTGCCACGCTGAATCCGAGCGCACCGGTCCTGCCGGGGGAGTGGGAGGAAGAGACCGCCTACTTCGACGCCTTCGACGTGGAGGACCGGCATCGGAAATCCAACAAGAAGGACAAGGAGAAGAAGGAGGACGATCCGAACGTCGCGGCCTTCCGCGCGGCCGTGCGGGCACGACTCCGCAGTCTGGACGACAACGCCTCCATCGACGACGTGAGGAATCTGTGTGGTGAGGTCGCGGACCACACGAAGGGAATCAACCGCGGGCAGCTGGAGTGGAAAGAGATGCCCTCGTACTGGTTGCTTTCGCTACACCATCCGGGCGCCGCTATAAAGCCCGTGGGTATGTTCCGCGAGCCCAACATGTATCAGATGGTCAAGATGGGCAAGGCGCAGCCGATCTACAAGGATGTCAACGACAAGCAACTCGTCCGCGACGCGAAGAACCAATACGTTCCCCGCTATGTCACCAGGAACATAGCGGCAGAGGACAAGGTGACTCACAAGCGAGGCCAGGGGATGATCCCGCGAGGCTATCGGGACGACAGACTGAGGATGAGGCCGGACAAACAGCGGGCGGACAACGAGGCCTGGGAGCATGTGACCGGCACGGAAGCATCCCAGTTCATCTCGACGACCAAGCTGGAGAGCCAAACCATCCTGGACCCGCAGGGCCGGCCCTGGAGCACGGCCAAGGGGCAGAAATTCTACGGTATGGCTGAGATAGATCTCTCTCATATCAACCAGAAAAACATCTTCGACCTCACGACCACTGTTGGACAGCGCGAATGGAAACTGGACTCACCGGGCACCGCCGTCCTGCAACAGGCCTTGCGGGATGTCATTCGAACGCAGGAAGTGCTGATCAGAGGAGTCATTCCACAGAGCGCCATCAAGATGCTCTAG
- a CDS encoding ATP-binding protein, translating to MGTNEHSGQASTTTLTAEIQRVLARVDAHAGRAAESGDTSAAEEGETPAASLVPTAGPGTAPLEALLACFGLTPFERDLVLLTAAQELEPTTAARCAAACGDPERAYPTFSLALAALAEPHWSALTPVAPLRRWRIVELDDESRLTLSRLRLDERILHFLLGSPYLDTRLHGQLRRTPVPQALPPAYDLAATRLAEGWTNGTETPLVELTGGDLRSRADIGAAAAARSGLGLYSMSAEDVPTDPAERDRLARLWQREAILLPAALLVEAGDLDRDQRAATESFLAGAAVPVVVSSEDPLRSERSYGARIAVPQMDDEEQLGLWTDAFEELDLDEGELRSLVAQFQLPPHVVRSAAATVRRRLPQEDELDAAELAWRAGLDEARIGMDELGRRIEPQAGWGDLVLHERQTSVLREIVAHVRQRATVHQEWGFGAALRRGLGVTAMFAGGSGTGKTLAAEVMAKELGLDLFVIDLSQVVSKYIGETEKNLRRVFDAAERGGALLLFDEADALFGKRSEVKDSHDRYANLEVSYLLMRMEAYRGLAVLTTNMKSALDTAFLRRIRFVVDFPFPAEHERAEIWRRVLPAQAPVKDIDPGLLAQLTVAGGSIRNIALSGAFLAAEEGDRLQMRHMLAAARTEYLKLERSLTPTEVRGWV from the coding sequence ATGGGGACGAACGAGCACAGCGGGCAGGCGAGCACGACCACGCTCACCGCGGAGATCCAGCGCGTCCTGGCCCGTGTCGACGCACACGCGGGTAGGGCCGCGGAGAGCGGCGACACGTCCGCTGCCGAAGAGGGCGAAACACCTGCCGCCTCCCTGGTTCCCACCGCAGGCCCCGGCACCGCCCCCCTCGAAGCGCTTCTCGCCTGCTTCGGGCTCACGCCCTTCGAACGGGACCTCGTACTCCTCACCGCCGCACAGGAGTTGGAGCCCACGACCGCCGCCCGGTGCGCCGCCGCCTGCGGGGACCCCGAGCGGGCGTACCCGACCTTCTCGCTCGCCCTGGCGGCGCTGGCCGAGCCGCACTGGAGCGCGCTCACCCCGGTGGCTCCGCTGCGGCGCTGGCGGATCGTCGAACTCGACGACGAGTCACGGCTGACGCTGTCCCGGCTCCGGCTCGACGAGCGCATCCTGCACTTCCTGCTCGGCTCGCCCTATCTGGACACCCGGCTCCACGGCCAGCTGCGCCGCACCCCGGTACCCCAGGCGCTGCCACCGGCCTACGACCTGGCGGCCACCCGGCTCGCCGAGGGCTGGACGAACGGCACCGAGACACCGCTCGTCGAGCTCACCGGCGGTGATCTGCGCAGCCGGGCCGACATCGGCGCTGCGGCGGCCGCCCGCTCGGGGCTCGGGCTCTACTCGATGAGCGCCGAGGACGTCCCGACCGACCCCGCCGAGCGCGACCGGCTCGCCCGGCTGTGGCAGCGCGAGGCGATCCTGCTGCCCGCCGCGCTGCTCGTCGAGGCGGGCGACCTGGACCGCGACCAGCGGGCCGCCACCGAGTCCTTCCTGGCCGGGGCCGCCGTACCCGTCGTCGTGTCGAGCGAGGATCCGCTGCGGTCCGAGCGGTCGTACGGGGCCCGGATCGCCGTACCCCAGATGGACGACGAGGAACAACTCGGCCTGTGGACCGACGCGTTCGAGGAGCTCGACCTGGACGAGGGCGAACTGCGCTCCCTCGTCGCCCAGTTCCAGCTGCCCCCGCACGTCGTGCGGTCCGCGGCGGCCACCGTACGGCGCCGGCTCCCGCAGGAGGACGAGCTGGACGCCGCCGAACTCGCCTGGCGGGCCGGGCTCGACGAGGCCCGGATCGGCATGGACGAGCTGGGGCGGCGGATCGAACCGCAGGCCGGCTGGGGCGACCTCGTCCTGCACGAGCGGCAGACGAGCGTCCTGCGCGAGATCGTCGCGCATGTGCGGCAGCGGGCGACCGTCCACCAGGAGTGGGGATTCGGCGCCGCCCTGCGCCGCGGCCTGGGCGTCACCGCCATGTTCGCGGGCGGCTCCGGCACCGGAAAGACCCTGGCCGCGGAGGTGATGGCGAAGGAGCTCGGCCTCGACCTCTTCGTCATCGACCTCTCCCAGGTGGTCAGCAAGTACATCGGCGAGACCGAGAAGAACCTCCGCCGTGTCTTCGACGCCGCCGAACGCGGCGGCGCGCTGCTGTTGTTCGACGAGGCCGACGCCCTGTTCGGCAAGCGCAGCGAGGTCAAGGACAGCCACGACCGGTATGCGAACTTGGAGGTCAGCTATCTGCTGATGCGGATGGAGGCCTACCGGGGCCTCGCCGTCCTGACCACCAACATGAAGAGCGCCCTCGACACGGCCTTCCTGCGGCGCATCCGCTTCGTCGTCGACTTCCCCTTCCCGGCCGAGCACGAGCGCGCCGAGATCTGGCGGCGCGTGCTGCCGGCGCAGGCACCAGTGAAGGACATCGACCCCGGGCTGCTCGCCCAGCTCACCGTCGCCGGCGGCTCCATCCGCAACATCGCCCTGTCCGGGGCCTTCCTCGCCGCCGAGGAGGGTGACCGGCTCCAGATGCGGCACATGCTGGCCGCCGCCCGCACCGAGTATCTGAAGCTGGAGCGTTCCCTGACGCCGACGGAGGTCCGCGGATGGGTGTGA
- a CDS encoding DUF4255 domain-containing protein: MSNALAIAHVTQALARLIENNVGPEFGEAVKVEPRKPPADPQLDQPTISVFLYQVTPNTSQRNNDLPTRAADGTLVKRPAAALDLHFLISAYGNEKELVGQRLIGSVVRTLHEIPVLPKDVIEQAGERPYLAGSDLAEAAQRVRFTPTVMDVDETSKLWGMLYQTPYALSVVYQAALVFIDGREGPVPGKPVERPEVRVLPFGAPGAPVPPGAEPRPETPPTVVPDGPVVKAAAEAAPAPSSAKKATKAPAKAVAKTAAKSPARARKTTPRAPKPAQD, encoded by the coding sequence ATGAGCAACGCACTGGCCATCGCCCATGTCACCCAGGCCCTCGCCCGGCTGATCGAGAACAACGTGGGGCCGGAGTTCGGCGAGGCCGTCAAGGTCGAGCCGCGCAAGCCGCCGGCCGACCCGCAGCTGGACCAGCCCACGATCTCGGTGTTCCTGTACCAGGTCACGCCCAACACCTCGCAGCGGAACAACGATCTGCCGACCCGGGCGGCCGACGGCACGCTCGTCAAGCGGCCCGCGGCGGCGCTCGACCTGCACTTCCTGATCAGTGCGTACGGCAACGAGAAGGAACTGGTCGGCCAGCGGCTGATCGGGTCCGTGGTGCGCACGCTGCACGAGATCCCGGTACTGCCGAAGGACGTCATCGAACAGGCCGGTGAGCGGCCCTACTTGGCGGGCAGCGATCTGGCCGAGGCGGCGCAGCGGGTGCGGTTCACGCCGACCGTGATGGACGTCGACGAGACGTCGAAGCTGTGGGGGATGCTCTACCAGACGCCGTACGCGCTGTCGGTCGTCTACCAGGCGGCCCTTGTCTTCATCGACGGCCGCGAGGGCCCGGTCCCGGGGAAGCCCGTGGAGCGGCCCGAGGTGCGGGTGCTGCCCTTCGGGGCGCCGGGCGCGCCGGTCCCTCCGGGGGCGGAGCCGAGGCCAGAGACACCGCCGACCGTGGTGCCGGACGGGCCGGTGGTGAAGGCGGCGGCCGAAGCGGCGCCCGCTCCGTCAAGTGCGAAGAAGGCGACGAAGGCTCCTGCGAAGGCCGTCGCCAAGACCGCCGCCAAGTCCCCGGCGCGTGCCCGCAAGACGACACCCCGGGCGCCCAAGCCCGCACAGGACTGA
- a CDS encoding phage tail protein — protein sequence MAEFTVNAHRFDPYKNFKFLVLWDGRTVAGISKISPLKRTTEVVKHRHGGDPSSPRKSPGRSEFEGITLERGVTHDPEFDRWANKVWQVGAGLGSEVSLADFRKDIVIQVLNEAGQVAVSHKLYRTWPSEYQVLGELDANANAVAIQSLKLECEGWERDYEVPEPEEPSFLNPA from the coding sequence ATGGCAGAGTTCACGGTCAACGCCCATCGGTTCGACCCGTACAAGAACTTCAAGTTCCTGGTCCTCTGGGACGGTCGTACGGTCGCGGGCATCAGCAAGATCAGTCCGCTGAAGCGGACGACGGAGGTCGTCAAGCACCGGCACGGCGGCGACCCGTCGTCGCCGCGCAAGTCGCCCGGCCGCTCGGAGTTCGAGGGCATCACCCTGGAGCGCGGGGTCACCCACGACCCCGAGTTCGACCGCTGGGCCAACAAGGTCTGGCAGGTCGGGGCGGGTCTCGGTTCGGAGGTGTCCCTCGCGGACTTCCGCAAGGACATCGTCATCCAGGTGCTCAACGAGGCCGGCCAGGTCGCCGTCTCGCACAAGCTGTACCGGACCTGGCCCAGCGAGTACCAGGTGCTCGGCGAGCTGGACGCCAACGCCAACGCGGTGGCCATCCAGTCGCTGAAGCTCGAGTGCGAGGGCTGGGAGCGGGACTACGAGGTGCCCGAGCCGGAGGAGCCGTCGTTCCTCAACCCGGCCTGA